A window of Kyrpidia spormannii genomic DNA:
CTTTTCCAATAGAATCTGATGCTGTTCCATTAATGTGTGCAATCCGCCGATTCCGGATCCTATGTACACGCCCACTCGTTCCGGATCCGTATCGGCCATGGACAATCCCGCGTCCTCGAGAGCCATCTTCGCGGCCGCCACAGCAAACTGGGCAAACCGGTCCATCCGCCGCGCTTCTTTTCGATCCATAAAGGCCTCCGGATCGAAGTTCTCCACCATTCCCGCAATCTGGGTCGGGAATTCGGAAACGTCAAACCGGTCAATTCGCCGAATGCCCGAACGCCCCGCAAGAAGATGAGACCAAAACTCGGAAACGGAATTGCCGATAGGCGTCAATACTCCGACGCCTGTCACCACCACCCGACGCTTCACGGCCTTCCCCCCCGGCACGTAACATAAAAGTCCCGCAACAACGTACGGGACTCTCTATTGTTTTACCCTTGATGCGAATCAATATACCGGACCACTTCAGCCACAGTCGAAATCTTTTCCGCATCTTCATCGGAAATCTCCATGCCGAATTCGTCTTCCAACTCCATGACCAATTCCACAATGTCCAGGGAATCGGCACCCAGGTCGTCTTTAAACGACGCTTCCATCGTCACTTTGTCTTCATCGACGCCCAGGCGGTCCACGATAATCCGCTTGACGCGGTCGAACGTATCAGACATTTCGTCACCTCCCTTCACAGAGTATACTACATGGCCATGCCACCGTCGACGTGAAGTACATGCCCCGTAATATACCCCGCCGCCTCAGAACTGAGGAAAGTCACTGCTTCAGCCACCTCCTCGGGACGCCCCAGGCGCCCCAGAGGGATCTGGTCGTGAAGGGCCTGCACCGCTTCTTCTGTCATGGCCGCCGTCATATCCGTCTCAATCAACCCTGGCGCCACGGCGTTAACGGTTATCCCCCGGGAAGCGAATTCCCGGGCAGCCGTTTTGGTCAGTCCAATCAATCCAGCCTTGGCCGCCGAATAGTTGGCCTGGCCGGGGTTACCCATCACACCGGCCACCGACGTGATGTTGACAATCCTCCCGTAGCGCTGCTTCATCATGGGCCGGGCTGCGGCGCGAATACAGTGAAAAGCGCCCTTGAGATTGGTGTTCATCACCGCATCCCAATCGTCGTCCTTCATGCGCAGGATCAACATGTCCCGGGTAATCCCGGCGTTGTTCACGAGAATGTCCAGACGCCCAAAAGCCTGAAGAACCTCCCGCACCAATCCGTCAGCCTGGACCGGGTCCGAAACGTCTCCGCCAAAAGCCCGGGCCCGTCCCCCGGCTTCCTCGATCCGCCGAACCACCTCATTGGCGGCCTCTTCCCGATGGACGTAGTTTACCGCCACAGCCGTCCCCCGGGCGGCTAATGCCAAACACACGGCTCGGCCAATCCCCCGGGATCCTCCTGTGACCAGGGCAACCCTTCCTCCTTGTGGCGCATCGGTCACGATTCTTTCACCGCCTCCCAGCGATTCCACAAAGCCTCCAAACTATCCGGATCCTCCGCCGCGAGGATCTCGACCTTCCGATCCACTTTTCGAACCAACCCGGATACCACCCGACCTGGACCGACCTCCGCCACCTGGGTCACACCCATGGCGATCATCGCCCTCACTCCGTCTTCCCACAACACCGGACCCGCCACCTGGCGAACCAGCGCCTCGCGAATCTCATCCGCCTTGCGCCTCGGTTTTGCGTCGACATTGCTCACCACAGGGCAGATCGCATCCCGCAGGGGTACACGGGCCAAATCCCCGGCTAACCGCTGGGCCGCAGGCTTCATCAAAGAACTGTGAAAAGGCCCACT
This region includes:
- a CDS encoding acyl carrier protein, which produces MSDTFDRVKRIIVDRLGVDEDKVTMEASFKDDLGADSLDIVELVMELEDEFGMEISDEDAEKISTVAEVVRYIDSHQG
- the fabG gene encoding 3-oxoacyl-[acyl-carrier-protein] reductase: MTDAPQGGRVALVTGGSRGIGRAVCLALAARGTAVAVNYVHREEAANEVVRRIEEAGGRARAFGGDVSDPVQADGLVREVLQAFGRLDILVNNAGITRDMLILRMKDDDWDAVMNTNLKGAFHCIRAAARPMMKQRYGRIVNITSVAGVMGNPGQANYSAAKAGLIGLTKTAAREFASRGITVNAVAPGLIETDMTAAMTEEAVQALHDQIPLGRLGRPEEVAEAVTFLSSEAAGYITGHVLHVDGGMAM